TGAGTGTCAACAGTGGTGGTGGCTCCAGCAATGGTGACACAGCCCCTGCAGCAGGAACAACGACGGTGAGGCGACAGCAACGCGCGACAGCCATGGGAACAGCAGCGGCGGCGGCGGTAGTGAGTGGCAACGGCGGTGGCAGCTCCAGCAATGGCAACACAGCTGCGGCAGCAGGAAAAGCAGCAGCAACAGCGACGACGAGGGGACGTCAGCGCGCGACAGCCACGGGAACAGCGACGGCTTCGGCGGCGACAGTGGCAAGAAGAAGGATGTGGCGCTGAGAAGAAGAGAGGAGAGAAAAAGGGTGGCTGAAATCAAAAGAGAGGATAAAAGAGAAGATTAGggttttttttatattgtttgcATTTTCTTATGGATTAGTGACGGAATAAATTCCGTCGCTTAAAATTCCATCGCAAATCCGttagaaatataaaataaaatattcgtcACTAATTTTTTTTCCTACAAAAGTAATTTTCGTCGCTAAATCCATCGCTGATAGTCCATTTTTTGTGGTGATGTAAATTTAGAAACAAATCTctcgattaaaaaaatattgaattaatattataataataaaataaattattattaaaattcaatataaaGTGAAATTAGATATAAATATTCTAAACATGttcatcaaattaaaaatatagtacttttattaaatatcttactattttctcttttattttgaatttttttgaaaaaattacttggtaacttatttttttttcttttgctatacttcaaattttatttttattaatacatatattttacataagaatttttttagaaaaaattactattcaaTTTTTGAAAtacaaagaaaaaatattagttagttctttgattttgaaaaatgtattaaaatatttttaacgttttaaaaaatttactaattagtctttttgttaattttatcattaaatattttactatttagtctttataattttgaaaaacttattagttgatccttcatattttgaaaaaatttactaattaatccctCATATCAGaggtattttagacttttttgtcATATTTAATAGCTAAAAGTAACGaaaagattaattagtaaattttttaaaatatttaaaatatttttcaaaataaaagaaaaatcaataagtAAGTTTTTGTATAttataagaactaaataataatttgtttacttgtatataaaatttttgagatgcatATTTATATTTGATATTCATAATAGTATCATCCAATACCCATGTCAAATAGATGTGtgtaattaattgattaataattttatcatgtaaagtttattgaaataaataacaaaatataaagttttaattatttttaaataagttcaagatttttttacaattatttttttaattacctaattaaatttttagttttgtaactcaattttttaaaattaacaggatttactaatataaattgcaaaataaaaaaataaataaaccaaaataaaataatgaaaataatatcGTCTTTCATccattataaatttatactaaCTTCATtacttgagttttttttttgtttgagtaaaaagaaaaaaaaggtagCATCTTAAATTTCtgtatcattaatttaaatttatttacatataaAAAGTATAACtgcaatgaatttaaattttagatttttttaagttataataaattataaataatcattagatttttatgttaaaagATAGAAAAtcgttttctttttcattttaataacctcattaattaataatttttcaagaaattagaaaaataaatcaactttccaatttttttaatattaagttagatttttttatataattaatttgcatttgtaaaattaattattaaaaaatactaaaaattcctatacttaaaaatttaattagttcaattaaaataaagaaaaataagtgaAAATTCAAACACTCAACATTTCTAATTTCTCTAATGTTAATAAGGCACTAATAAGTTGTTATAtgtttgattcaaaaaaaaaaagttgttatatgttttattcaaaagaattattatagtttaatttaaatctcaaagttataaataaataaaaaaaatatttattttttttttcatttaacctcaaaaaaattaaaaacaaataaaaaataaactttttttaatttctcaaacattaatttagatttatttattattgatagATATAaatgcatttaatttaaatttagctTTTCaaagttataattaattataaataaatagtaataacctttaaatttaaaacttccATTGCTCCAATcaaattgaagaaaaataaatgaaaattttaaaaattactaaaagtagaaaaataaaatgttaaataaaGAGGGTAtcactttctttttttatacttaaaagcttaattagttcaattaaaatgaagaaaaataagtGAAGATTCAAACATTTCTAATTTCTCTAATGTTAATAACATATTAATAAGTTGTTATATATGTaatgagtttaaatttaaaattttaaaattataaacattTAATAATACTAGGGTgagtagtattcggttcaaatcgaaaaaatcgatcgaactgaataaatttgaaaattcaattcggctttttattcatttcagttcggtttgatttttaatttcaaaaatttcaattatttcgatttggtttaattttaataaaaaaaattaaaaaaatcgaaccgaaccgattagtgataatagtacattattttcaataatatagagaaattagatcatattaagattaaaatattctaattaaattttaaaatacaaaaataaagtgtaaaaaataaaaaatttattaaaaatttaaataaatcaaactgaattgaatcgaattgaatcaaatcaatctgattcaattcgatttttgatcaaaattgatttgattttcataaataccaaaattttaattttccgtttattcaattcggttcagttttgaagCGAAATGATTGAATGGTCACCctaaataatacaaatatttatcaattttttgtaagtaaaaaatttatatttaaattttaattatatatatatattaaaatctaaataattgagagttttttttattattattattcacaaGTGAGTTTTCCACTTATTTATGTGTAGAATCTATTACTATTACATTTCCATTTCCTACATACTAAGCCGTACAACATCATGGACAAAATGTAATAAGGTAATTAGCTCCATCACACGTAAATGTGCTACTTTTATCGTCAAAAGCATAACTATAAGCTTGAGGACACAGGCTCttgaaaaattttgaataacTTGTCGGAGGACACTTTTCCGGCGAATTATAATCACCGGTGCAACAATATTGCGGCTGACCAAAAGCTAAGCAAGCACTCTTGCAAGCAACGACAGCTCCATTTGCCCCCTTGACAGCCAGTTCCGGCAGACAAACAGCGTTGATATCGCTTGGGCAACTCGTGCTACTGCACGCAGGATTCCCTTGTGGGCTTATCGAAAGAGGCAAATTAAAGCCGTCAACAAGGCTAACATCAAAGAAATCTTTTCCACCAGGAGCTGCTATGGTGAACTCTGCAAGAGAAGCTGGTGGGATTGCACCACCAATACACTGGACCTGACCAGAACCGCAGTCAGCAGTGGCGCATGTGAACTTGCCGCTAGGGTCTGTGGTGCAACCAGATCGAGCCCATACACGGCCACTCCATGGAGGAGTGACTTGTAGAGGCAATGCTGCTTTGCTGGCTAACTCGAAACCAGTTGAGGACAACCGAGTTCCGCTACCTGTTAAGGTTGCCGGCCATATAGTGTAAGGACAATTGTTCGTGATGGTAAAGGTGGCGGCGCGAGCATCTGCATGCAAATAAAGAAGAGAACTTACGTTAATCATAGACAGTGTATAcagtaaaattattaaaatatctgtataaagaagaaaataatgtaaaaattaaagaaaaggatGATTGTTTTTACTTGTGAAGAAGAGGACAGCCAAGGGAAGAACAAACGATATTGCTGTAATCTCCATGACTGATCGAGAATGCTATGATTGATTTCTGAAGGGAGAATGTGTGAATGAGttgttaaataattaatatataggcCAAACCATTGTGCCAAATTTGGAAAAACAGAGCGATTAGATTagcaaaatcaaattaatttggcAAGTTGTTTTCGTTTCCATATAATCTAGGATGTGAACAGGGTAACGCTAGGGCAGCAAGGGTCTGATTTTGGATTGATTTCAAACCGGAATTGAACCATATTGATTTGGttctaaattgattttttattttaatttttaacaacTTTCTTACCCATTTTTAATGTAATATATTTCAAACATTTTAgctaaataattaatgaatgtATAATTTAGttgttaatatataattaaaatttataatagaaatatgaAACAATAAATACAAGGAAAacagaataaaaattttttacacaagtaaaaaataaaataactgaaTAATATTGATTGGAATTAAAAAAAAGCAAATGaatattaagataataaaataattatgaatttttaagTAAAGCAAGTAAAATTATAGGGTTTTGATTTTAAGTAGTATTTTGATATTTGATTAAGAGAAGTAAAAACAAGATGCATTAggaattttaattcaattacccTTTGTttggtattttttattttgtaaaaaataaattcttgcaaaatcatataagaatttaattttttttaaataaaattttttttagttaaaaaaagggaaaattactttttagtccctgaggtttaacgtaattaacacttctgtccctctattttggcaacccaacacttaagtccctcactttctcttccgtccaaattcgtattccttccgtccatttaaaccgtttggtcaaagagtcaaaagtgagatgtgatgattttttccaaaaatacccttctttcaatgtgaaattccagaagaagaagaagaagaagaagaagaagaagaagaagaagaagaagaagaagaagaagaagaagaagaagaagaagagggttaattttgtcaattcacgtgtcccaaacggctattttggacggaaggactacgaatttggacggaagagaaagtgagggacttaagtgttgggtcgccaaaataaagggacagaagtgttaattatgttaaacctcagagactacaaagtaatttttcctaaaaaaaattaaattctttcgtTTCAATAAAGAGAATTGTTATGATTAATGTTATAGTTATActttaattatctaaaattaaaagattatgatataaacatataatttataaaaagttttaaattattttatctgatatattaaaaatataaaaaaaattgatgggctgaaatcataaaaataatctatttaaatttaataaatataaattgcaTACCTATTTACCCGTTCAACAACTAAAAAATAAacgataaaagaaaaaaaagttttaatgatgattGGATTAAAGtaaaaagataatttaaaaaagtaataaataaaaaaaataaatcaatccaAATAAATTATAGTAGAAGATTAtgatctattttaattttaaaaattaattataaaaataaaaatatttttattcattttatacgCTATACATCAGTTCTAGTTATAAAAATGCTTTATAAAACCAATATCTTTTAGagcttaaattaattaaaaaatatttgataattaattctagttaataaataatataaaaagatatttattgaatttaatttatcaatcgttttaataattaaatagatcCAATTCTAACCAACAAATTAAATGACGTTATAGTTCAAActatattgaatttaatttatcaatcattttaataattaaagagaTCCAATtctaatcaataaattaaataacgTTATAAATCATGCAATTACTTAGTGAATTACActaattattactttttttgaataattcaagtaaTTATGAATTTCAAACATtcaaattaacaatatattattttaaaaatatgaacaaCAAACCCTataataaaacaataataataatacaaaaaattaaaattatataaatattaaaaaaataaataataaataataatggttGTATCTCACAATTTatgaaaaaactaaaatttcaatctATCTTCAAGCAGAACTAAAGAGTTTAACCTATACATACCTGTAAGGAAGTacacaagaaaaaaaaagaaatcaaccGAAGAGAAAAATGATTTGCGACTATTGCTCTAGCAAGAATTTATAACAGCTGAACCCTAACAAAATCCTTACcaaatttttctaaatattttgattttaattgttttaacgagagatttttttaatttatttctttgagAAGAGATTCTTTAATTGATTGAGGAAATTATGCCGCATTTAAAGGGGAGAATATCGTATGAGATTACACAGTTTTAAATGAGATCTGatatttcttttaaatcttGAGTCAATTAAGATTTCACAATTTTAAATGAGAtctgatttttcttttaaattttaagtcaATTGAGATTCCGTAGTTTTAAATGatatctgattttttttttaaaattttgaatcaaTCACATTCCTGTCTATGTCTGGTGCGAATTGTTAGTTTGCCAAAAAGTTTGGGCAAGTATTTGCTCCAATATTAACGGGATTATTATCAGTTTCGGTTAGAGATTATAGacaaattttatttctataaaacaGATCAGCCGATAGATTTGTCCAAATTATTGATAAgtcttatttaataattttctcacTGTTTTTATTAAATCAGTCATTCATatgattttttatgaaaaaatataagaaagtataaaattaatcaaaaaacACTTAAATCAGTGCAAAAAATAAAGCCGTATGtttgttaaaattatatttaaaaaatatagaaaaattagaaaataatatgTATTTATAGTATATGATTGAGATGAAATGGAATTACAGATTTGGACAGTAAAGAGTTTTAAGAATTGGAGGTCTATTCAGTCATGAAAAATAGCGtaattttcagaaaaaaaaaaattatgtgaaaGGTAGATTTCCATATTCACACATACTAATCTAAATAAAGGAATCAATTAGTTTTCCCTTTTCAAAATTTA
This is a stretch of genomic DNA from Manihot esculenta cultivar AM560-2 chromosome 2, M.esculenta_v8, whole genome shotgun sequence. It encodes these proteins:
- the LOC110609924 gene encoding thaumatin-like protein 1a, producing the protein MEITAISFVLPLAVLFFTNARAATFTITNNCPYTIWPATLTGSGTRLSSTGFELASKAALPLQVTPPWSGRVWARSGCTTDPSGKFTCATADCGSGQVQCIGGAIPPASLAEFTIAAPGGKDFFDVSLVDGFNLPLSISPQGNPACSSTSCPSDINAVCLPELAVKGANGAVVACKSACLAFGQPQYCCTGDYNSPEKCPPTSYSKFFKSLCPQAYSYAFDDKSSTFTCDGANYLITFCP